A region of the Drosophila subpulchrella strain 33 F10 #4 breed RU33 chromosome 3L, RU_Dsub_v1.1 Primary Assembly, whole genome shotgun sequence genome:
gcAATTAGACATGTGGTTTTTTACTAGAGCTTTATGTCAAAAGCAGGAACCGAATGCATCAATTTTTTGATACTGTTATTTTGAAAGACCATATGAGATTACTATTAAAATAAGCTTTTTTTCAGTTTCTAAACAAGATATCTAGATGTCTATaagacattaaaaataaattaatacattttaagcgtaaagtaaataaaacaaaatgttattacaattgtttaggCCATTTATTTCCTAATGATGACGTGGTTTTAAGCTGATCATCATTTGAACACCTTTTGTTCCAATCAAGATGAGACCATTTGTCACCTGGGAATAACTTGGATAAGACAATTTGATTGGATACTCCATTGGAAAGCACTTACGGTGACAAGAACAGGTACGGATGTGCTGATCCTAATAAGGTGGTGGTGGTCTGTCGGGGTAAGGTTTCGGCCTAATCCAAATCTCGATATTTTTCTTTGGCGGCTTTGCCGATGGGACCATTCCCACCAGGCAAAGGAGGACCACTACAAGCAACAGCTGTGGCTTCATTATTGTACCTTTATTTGCACTTACCTCTTTTTATAGTTATAATTTATTATGTAACCGCAAATTAACAGGTACATTAGTTTTGTCACGCCTAAACtttaaaaagatttaaataaattaaattaggcCGAGGTTAGTTAGCTAATAATCTTAGCGTCAAGgcaatataatttatataaagaACGAAGAGTCTTTCCGCCGCTTTATAAACATATGTTCACAACCGATATGACAGATTGGCGATAagagaattatttttatagaaataataaaaataatttttttcaagCTATAATTTTAATGGTTTAGTCAGTCAGTTGGATATCATAATACTTATAAGATTTAAACTTGACGAAAAATGGGCCACAGAGTCGTGTCTCCGTTGAAGATTTAGGTGATACTATAATTAAGTTAGGGAATTGTAAGTGCTGTAGCATATGCAAAACATGTTCTCCCTTGGCACTTTTTAGACGTATTTCCGATTTGTAATAAAACAACGGCGGTTAGTGGTTGAGCCTTTAGAAAGTATTGCCACACAAGAAAAAGGTTGGCTGCTGGTCAATCAAGTTTTGCTTTTTGGTTAGCAAAAATGTGGCGAAAAGAAAGGTCCACATACAGCTCAAAAAATTGGAAGGCCGAGGAAGTGATAGATTTTTAGACTCATTGAATCAGGTTAGCAATCCAAAGACCAGAGCGGAGCAGAAACCAGCTGCAAGTTCTTGGCCGGCCTTTCACTCTTTCAGCTGCGGTTACCGGACCATCGGACTGCAACCATACCTAGCCTCCATCATTTCCATGGCCTGCAGCGCAGTGATTACCCCAGCATGTTAATGTCAGTTCCCGGGCAAAGAAGACATATTATGGTCATTGAATGGTGATTTTCTGGGGCTCCCAGCTCTGGGTTAAGTCTGACAGGGAATGCGGGATAGTAAAGCTCTACTAAATTTTTGGATTACGTGGCAATAACGAAACAATGAAAGGCCTTGACATATTTAATATGTACTCGCCACCATTTATAATCCAATAAGTCAACGTTGCATAAGGCCATAAAGTCGAATAGAATCTTCGAGTTAAATCAATTGACTATATTGGTCATGGATTCCAAAGtggaaaaaatgtatatgtgTGGATGGAACTGAAATTAAAAAGAGATTTTAAAGCCAAAAaaaccaaatttaattttgaagtACATTCAACATTCAGCTTGTACAGTTGCAAAAAGGTTGTATTGGTCGAGATgcagtttttcaaaaatatttttttctaaatacaCCCTACATACAAGGTCGAAGGGCCTTTTATACAGTGGATATAACAAAACTGTGACAAACTTGAACCGTGTCATTTGTAATCTTATAATAACCGTTGCCAAATCCTTTAGCCAACTTTCAGACCTATAAAAAGACGATTAGCTTGAGTATCAGTACAGAAATGAAGGCAATTGCATTACTCTTGGTTCTTGTCTGCATAGTTGGGTTGGTCAAGTCTTGGGAATGGCCATGGAATAAGCAAAAGAAACCTTGGGAGAGACCGAAATTCCCGATTCCAAACCCAAATCCTCGTAGGTTCTACTCCATTCAGTATCGAGTCTTTGATTCTAACCTAGCTGTTTTTCAGGTGATAAATGGTGCCGTCTTAATCTGGGACCTGCTTGGGGAGGAAGATGCTAAAGTATATTTCATATTGTATCGATTTTCAGCCTTATTTTCCGGAAAATTATTTTGCTATTAAAGTGTAATATAAACTATGAAAGGCATCCATGTATGTAGACAATTCATTTGCTTTATGACGTCACATAATAAAGTTCtatgtttttgtgttttgtaaAGTGTATTCTAACGATCTCCTATTTCTTAGGTTGCGAATTGCGATTTCATTAGTTATTTGTGGTAGTCACACTTACAGCGATAAAATAATCTATTTCTATTTTGTAGGTTGCTGGAAGTTTtatgtttacaataaatttaatatataatataatatatataatcgATACATGAAGATTGTAGATTGTTCTGCCTACTTCTTTGCCTACTTTTGAGCTAGGCATTTAATGCCCACCGCAGCCCAAAAGTATGTGACGTTGAATTGTGGTGCAGAAAGATCTTTGGGGAGGGAAATCCCAATTAATCCAAGAATTAATTATTCAGGATTCCTTATCGATTTGCCATGGCTGACACACTTTCTACAGTTCTTCCCTTCTCATCTCTCTTTGCAGCTCTTACAGCCATGTGGCAAGCAAAGAGCCTAACGGGAGACGACACTGAGAACAAAACTCGGTTTTTATTTcgataaaatcaaaaaaacacTTACACCGAGATATATATCACATGATccaaatttaaagaaaataaaattttatcaacAGAGAATTAATGTATAATCTATATACTTACATTTTGTTATCCCCCCATACGTACAACATACATCTTAAGTTTTTGTATTGACTTTATTTGCTTAATTGACTTTTATTATGAGCTCTTTCAATACaaccaacattaaatttaaggaacagaatttttaaattaaagaacATCTTTTTAGGAGCATAACACTGAATACATATGCAAAATCCAAATTCTGTggacttaaaatattatttacaaatagataATATCGAGTAATATCAATATTTCGCTCTCTGCAGCTTGCCGATTGTGCTGCATGTGTGTGCTTGCAATTAGCAGCGCTTTATGTGTTGATGCTGCAGCAGTTGCATGCTGCTGACAAATGCAAAGCCATATGATGCCGACTGGCCTGTGTAGTCGTACAATGACCCACATTGTGATGCGCTTTTATTAGACACGCGAGGCGCAAAAACAAAGGGCTAACAATGAGTCCGGAGTCCGGGGTCCGTAGTACGGGGTCTGGAATCCGGACAATGGCCCAACTAGGAGACGGAGACTATGACGACAGCAGCGATGTCCCCATCACCGCGCAAACAAACGAAGACAATGCAAATG
Encoded here:
- the LOC119554124 gene encoding uncharacterized protein LOC119554124 is translated as MKPQLLLVVVLLCLVGMVPSAKPPKKNIEIWIRPKPYPDRPPPPY
- the LOC119554257 gene encoding accessory gland-specific peptide 70A; amino-acid sequence: MKAIALLLVLVCIVGLVKSWEWPWNKQKKPWERPKFPIPNPNPRDKWCRLNLGPAWGGRC